From one Lycium ferocissimum isolate CSIRO_LF1 chromosome 7, AGI_CSIRO_Lferr_CH_V1, whole genome shotgun sequence genomic stretch:
- the LOC132064325 gene encoding uncharacterized protein LOC132064325 yields the protein MARGGRVGRKTNDTRKAGSTYRGSDQSDEDYTVDDDEEFDESEDGYSSFVGDESEESLGEYEVKRVVRSRAPSRNKKGTVKHRKRKRVSYREDDDEDDGVDEDDEEFTPDCLDEEEEFPVKKGTNNSSKRRSRKGTVKDEDDEEFTPYSLDEEEEFPVTKRTNNSSKRRLRTGTVKDEDEDDEEFTLDCLDEEEEEEFPVTERTNNSSKRRSRKGTVKDEDDEEDEDEDDEELNLDGLDEEEDFPVMKGMKNSSRSRRRKGTAKDDDEYDDEDDEDLNLDVLDGEEDFPITIGMNNSSRPQRHKGPARDDDEDDDEEDKDDEEFTPDSLDEEEDMPVTKGMKNSSKPRLCKGTAKDDDEEEEDDDEEFTPDGLDEEEEFPGMERIKYSSKRRLRRKGTAREQKSNRNHKELKKITRKKPQKRRRLKRKARSEKDEEFIDVDPLTEEKNKKSAGQRRKRKRLTLDSDSDFVANSGSSDREFTISEEEREQVREASKFCRSLVRGSASLKHSPREEAPRLQRKHPVRKAKAKVEELKTEPGKQICGICLSEEGKRTVRGTLNCCSHYFCFACIMEWSKVESRCPLCKQRFVTISKPARSDTGFDLRTVVIQVPERDQVYQPSEEELRGYLDPYENVLCTECQQGGDDALMLLCDLCDSPAHTYCVGLGHEVPEGNWYCESCRPTVLASSNPQNLNPMPDNRTSTNFSVGSPPVANVREMFDLNEMYVPDTPLAEDSGEFQSPRDGQVSPLASGIGAFTVSDRRRIQRQIHQLLHNRRQLGNSLFGSQIARSRELATQPAVAQRAVPHNTFFQGRQPESNARLPQNRNLVPERSSNLSGQLNLNGASTSSQSFFGEFLESELQGTEASFGFGLAHQQLHPCSSRSNAGPDTSNSPCQFREPTVPTRTLPSTLRRPF from the exons ATGGCGAGGGGAGGCAGGGTTGGTCGCAAGACTAATGATACGAGAAAGGCTGGATCCACGTATAGAGGTTCAGATCAGTCAGATGAGGATTACACAGTTGATGACGATGAGGAGTTTGATGAGTCAGAAGATGGTTATTCTTCTTTTGTCGGAGATGAGTCAGAAGAGAGTTTAGGTGAATATGAAGTGAAAAGGGTTGTTCGATCAAGAGCACCAAGCAGAAATAAAAAAGGCACTGTAAAAcatagaaagagaaagagagttTCATATagagaagatgatgatgaggatgatggagttgatgaagatgatgaggaatttactccagattgcttggatgaagaagaagagtttCCAGTAAAGAAAGGGACAAATAATTCTAGCAAGCGACGGTCACGTAAGGGCACCGTCAAAGATGAGGACGATGAGGaattcacaccatattccttggatgaagaagaagagtttCCAGTAACGAAACGGACGAATAATTCTAGCAAGCGACGGTTGCGTACGGGCACTGtcaaagatgaagatgaagatgatgagGAGTTTACACTAGATTGCttggatgaagaagaagaagaagagtttcCAGTAACAGAAAGGACGAACAATTCTAGTAAGCGAAGGTCACGTAAGGGCACTGTcaaagatgaagatgatgaagaagatgaagatgaagatgatgagGAACTAAATCTAGATGGCTTGGACGAAGAAGAGGATTTTCCAGTAATGAAAGGGATGAAGAATTCAAGCAGGTCACGGAGGCGTAAGGGCACTGCCAAAGATGATGACGagtatgatgatgaagatgatgaggaCTTAAATCTAGATGTCTTGGACGGAGAAGAGGATTTTCCAATAACGATAGGGATGAATAATTCAAGCAGGCCACAGAGGCATAAGGGCCCTGCCAGAGATGATGAcgaggatgatgatgaagaagataaGGATGATGAGGAATTCACTCCAGACAGCTTGGACGAAGAAGAGGATATGCCAGTAACGAAAGGGATGAAGAATTCGAGCAAGCCAAGGTTGTGTAAGGGCACTGCCAAAGATGATGACGAAGAGGAGgaggatgatgatgaggagTTCACTCCAGATGGCTTGGACGAAGAAGAGGAGTTTCCTGGAATGGAAAGGATAAAGTATTCAAGCAAGCGACGGTTGCGTCGTAAGGGCACTGCCAGAGAACAGAAGAGTAATAGAAACcataaagagttgaagaagatcACAAGAAAGAAACCACAGAAGAGACGGCGGCTGAAAAGGAAAGCAAGATCTGAAAAAGATGAGGAGTTCATAGACGTCGATCCACTCACggaagaaaagaataaaaagagtGCAGGtcagaggagaaaaagaaagagactaACACTAGATTCTGATTCAGATTTTGTTGCGAATTCTGGATCATCTGACCGTGAGTTTACCATCTCTGAAGAAGAGAGGGAACAAGTCAGAGAGGCTAGTAAATTTTGCAGGAGCTTGGTGAGGGGCTCTGCGTCTTTGAAACATTCACCAAGAGAGGAAGCTCCGCGTCTACAAAGAAAACATCCAGTAAGAAAGGCTAAAGCAAAGGTGGAGGAGTTAAAGACTGAACCTGGAAAGCAGATCTGTGGCATATGTTTGTCTGAAGAAGGGAAAAGAACAGTTAGAGGGACACTGAATTGCTGTAGTCATTACTTTTGTTTTGCTTGCATCATGGAGTGGTCCAAAGTGGAATCCCGTTGTCCACTGTGCAAGCAAAGGTTTGTAACAATCAGTAAGCCTGCGAGGTCAGACACTGGCTTTGATTTGAGGACTGTGGTTATTCAGGTCCCTGAGCGTGATCAG GTTTATCAACCATCTGAAGAGGAGCTTAGGGGTTACCTTGACCCGTACGAAAATGTATTATGTACAGAGTGTCAGCAAGGTGGGGATGATGCTCTTATGCTACTTTGTGATCTCTGTGATTCACCTGCGCATACTTATTGTGTTGGTCTTGGACATGAAGTACCTGAAGGTAACTGGTACTGTGAAAGCTGTCGGCCAACTGTTCTTGCTTCTTCAAATCCACAAAATCTGAACCCTATGCCTGATAATAGAACAAGCACCAATTTTTCTGTTGGGTCACCTCCTGTTGCTAATGTAAGAGAAATGTTTGATCTTAATGAAATGTATGTGCCCGATACCCCTTTGGCTGAAGATTCAGGTGAGTTTCAATCTCCCCGAGATGGTCAAGTTTCTCCTCTAGCTTCTGGGATTGGAGCATTCACAGTTTCTGACCGACGTAGAATACAGCGGCAAATACATCAACTCCTTCATAATAGGAGACAACTTGGTAATAGTCTCTTTGGCTCTCAAATTGCTCGAAGTAGGGAATTAGCAACTCAACCTGCCGTAGCACAAAGGGCAGTGCCTCATAATACATTTTTCCAAGGAAGGCAACCAGAGAGTAATGCTCGTTTACCTCAAAATCGGAACCTTGTACCCGAAAGGTCAAGTAATTTGAGCGGGCAACTGAATTTGAATGGAGCCTCTACATCATCGCAAAGTTTTTTTGGTGAATTTTTAGAAAGTGAATTGCAAGGGACCGAAGCAAGTTTCGGCTTTGGTTTGGCTCATCAGCAACTCCATCCCTGCAGTAGCAGATCTAATGCTGGCCCTGATACCAGCAATTCTCCTTGTCAATTTAGAGAG CCTACAGTACCTACAAGGACATTGCCCAGTACTCTTAGAAGACCATTTTAG